From a single Nocardioides panacis genomic region:
- a CDS encoding S1C family serine protease, protein MSQNDDADRPEQQPGRDAASGQPDGPADERDLSDTQPLGSSYPPPLPGHPETQQAPQQPGPYGQPYGAQQPTSTYPTQPQPDYAYAPTAPRAPHAAGDRGARLPGWAWPVITVVALVVGLLGGVIGGVAVSSSMSSGGVGQIPVIGTDNGAAAPLDAHNGSVAAVAAKLLPSTVQIQANGGSDGTTQGGATGSGFVLDDKDHVITNNHVVADATGEGQLKVVDQNGKKHDAKIIGRSPVYDIAVLEVTDAHTLRPAAIGSSRSMRVGDTVVAIGSPLGLSSTVTSGIVSATDRPVTTGDQDQSSYINAVQTDAAINPGNSGGPLVNLRGQVVGVNSAIATTGGTVGGESGNIGVGFAIPMEQVRITASQILATGKARYPVIGANVNTGAQSEGAEVVDVPSGTPAAAAGLQKGDVVTSVDGKQITDGISLIVAIRSHQPGETVTLEVRRSGQDKRVEVTLDGKVG, encoded by the coding sequence GTGAGCCAGAACGACGACGCCGACCGTCCCGAGCAGCAGCCCGGGCGCGACGCCGCGTCCGGACAGCCGGACGGCCCCGCGGACGAGCGCGACCTGAGCGACACCCAGCCGCTCGGCTCGTCGTACCCGCCGCCGCTCCCGGGCCACCCGGAGACCCAGCAGGCACCGCAGCAGCCGGGCCCCTACGGCCAGCCGTACGGCGCCCAGCAGCCCACCTCGACCTACCCGACCCAGCCGCAGCCGGACTACGCCTACGCCCCGACCGCCCCGCGGGCCCCGCACGCCGCGGGCGACCGGGGCGCCCGGCTCCCGGGCTGGGCCTGGCCGGTCATCACCGTGGTCGCGCTCGTCGTCGGCCTGCTCGGCGGCGTGATCGGCGGCGTCGCGGTGTCCAGCTCGATGTCCTCGGGCGGCGTGGGCCAGATCCCGGTGATCGGCACCGACAACGGGGCCGCCGCCCCGCTCGACGCGCACAACGGCAGCGTCGCGGCCGTCGCCGCCAAGCTGCTGCCCAGCACCGTGCAGATCCAGGCCAACGGCGGCTCCGACGGCACCACCCAGGGCGGCGCGACCGGTTCGGGGTTCGTCCTGGACGACAAGGACCACGTGATCACCAACAACCACGTGGTCGCCGACGCCACCGGCGAGGGCCAGCTCAAGGTCGTCGACCAGAACGGCAAGAAGCACGACGCGAAGATCATCGGCCGCAGCCCGGTCTACGACATCGCCGTCCTCGAGGTCACCGACGCCCACACGCTGCGGCCGGCCGCGATCGGGTCCTCCCGGTCGATGCGGGTCGGCGACACGGTGGTCGCGATCGGCTCGCCGCTCGGGCTGAGCAGCACCGTCACCTCCGGCATCGTCAGCGCCACCGACCGGCCGGTGACCACCGGCGACCAGGACCAGTCCTCCTACATCAACGCCGTGCAGACCGACGCCGCGATCAACCCCGGCAACTCCGGCGGCCCGCTGGTCAACCTGCGCGGCCAGGTGGTCGGGGTGAACTCCGCGATCGCCACCACCGGCGGCACGGTCGGCGGCGAGTCCGGCAACATCGGGGTCGGGTTCGCGATCCCGATGGAGCAGGTGCGGATCACCGCCTCGCAGATCCTGGCCACCGGCAAGGCGCGCTACCCGGTGATCGGGGCCAACGTGAACACCGGTGCGCAGAGCGAGGGCGCCGAGGTGGTCGACGTACCGTCCGGCACCCCGGCCGCCGCGGCCGGCCTGCAGAAGGGTGACGTGGTCACCAGCGTGGACGGCAAGCAGATCACCGACGGGATCAGCCTGATCGTGGCGATCCGCAGCCACCAGCCCGGTGAGACGGTCACCCTCGAGGTGCGGCGCTCGGGCCAGGACAAGCGGGTCGAGGTCACCCTCGACGGCAAGGTCGGCTGA
- a CDS encoding sec-independent translocase → MFGIGLPELMVILVVAVVVFGPDRLPDFARQAGRLVRQVRTFTQTARDDIRSELGPEFANFELTDLDPRRAMRKYIQDAWDETDDEAGSTVPKAGHRALEDGELPPYDSDAT, encoded by the coding sequence ATGTTCGGGATCGGGCTGCCGGAGCTCATGGTCATCCTCGTGGTGGCCGTCGTCGTGTTCGGTCCCGATCGGCTCCCGGACTTCGCCCGCCAGGCCGGCCGGCTGGTCCGCCAGGTGCGCACCTTCACGCAGACCGCGCGCGACGACATCCGCTCCGAGCTCGGCCCGGAGTTCGCGAACTTCGAGCTCACCGACCTCGACCCGCGCCGCGCCATGCGGAAGTACATCCAGGACGCCTGGGACGAGACCGACGACGAGGCCGGCAGCACCGTCCCGAAGGCCGGCCACCGTGCCCTCGAGGACGGCGAGCTGCCGCCGTACGACAGCGACGCCACCTGA
- a CDS encoding DUF3117 domain-containing protein, with protein sequence MAAMKPRTGDGPLEVTKEGRGIVMRVPLEGGGRLVVELNADEAKALGEALDAVVG encoded by the coding sequence ATGGCGGCGATGAAGCCGCGGACGGGCGACGGCCCGCTCGAGGTCACGAAGGAGGGGCGCGGCATCGTGATGCGGGTGCCCCTCGAAGGTGGTGGCCGCCTGGTGGTCGAACTCAACGCTGACGAGGCCAAGGCACTCGGCGAGGCGCTCGACGCCGTCGTCGGCTGA
- a CDS encoding PaaX family transcriptional regulator, whose protein sequence is MHARSALFDLFGDHLRTRGDRAPVAALVRLLAPLEIAPPAVRTAVSRMVRQGWLEPVRLESGPGYALTGRARERLDDAAGRIYRTREATWDGAWDLLVLDPVAHRSARDRVRSGLSFLGYAALSDSTWISPVASPEADRLLEAEGAGFARFRAQDGAPAERARSAWDLDRLSAAYGAWRRFAERLLDDPASELAGVEAAAPDERAFAVRSVLVHEWRKFLFTDPGLPAVLLPADWAGHGAATFFAEEAARLQPAASRFVDACLAGTAPDAPDPPHPHAPVRDQTGAR, encoded by the coding sequence GTGCACGCCCGGTCCGCGCTCTTCGACCTCTTCGGCGACCACCTGCGGACCCGCGGCGACCGGGCCCCGGTGGCCGCTCTGGTCCGGCTGCTCGCCCCCCTGGAGATCGCGCCGCCGGCGGTCCGCACCGCCGTCTCCCGGATGGTGCGGCAGGGCTGGCTGGAGCCGGTCCGGCTGGAGTCGGGACCCGGGTACGCGCTGACCGGACGGGCCCGCGAGCGGCTCGACGACGCGGCCGGCCGGATCTACCGGACCCGCGAGGCCACCTGGGACGGCGCCTGGGACCTGCTGGTGCTGGACCCGGTCGCGCACCGCTCGGCGCGGGACCGGGTGCGCAGCGGCCTGTCGTTCCTGGGGTACGCCGCGCTGTCGGACAGCACCTGGATCAGCCCCGTCGCCTCCCCGGAGGCCGACCGGCTGCTGGAGGCCGAGGGGGCCGGGTTCGCCCGGTTCCGGGCCCAGGACGGGGCGCCCGCCGAGCGGGCCCGGTCGGCCTGGGACCTCGACCGGCTCTCCGCGGCGTACGGTGCCTGGCGGCGGTTCGCCGAGCGGCTGCTCGACGACCCCGCCTCGGAGCTCGCCGGCGTCGAGGCCGCCGCGCCGGACGAGCGGGCGTTCGCCGTACGCTCGGTCCTCGTCCACGAGTGGCGCAAGTTCCTGTTCACCGACCCGGGCCTGCCGGCCGTGCTGCTGCCGGCCGACTGGGCCGGGCACGGGGCGGCTACGTTCTTCGCCGAGGAGGCCGCGCGGCTGCAGCCGGCGGCGTCCCGCTTCGTGGACGCCTGCCTGGCCGGCACCGCCCCCGACGCCCCAGACCCCCCGCACCCGCACGCCCCCGTGAGAGACCAGACTGGAGCCCGCTGA
- the sigE gene encoding RNA polymerase sigma factor SigE, whose protein sequence is MAGPTASPTRAEEQRMTQSTSQADPDGTDASLEWQAPSWDEIVAQHSARVYRLAYRLTGNPHDAEDLTQEVFVRVFRSLSSYTPGTFEGWLHRITTNLFLDQARRKAKIRFDALADDAETRLPSKALAPDVQVLDGLFDEDVESALAALPPDFRAAVVLCDIEGLSYEEIADVLGLKLGTVRSRIHRGRTMLRKALAHRAPVAGRSRYSGPTESRRRPRLAPQVT, encoded by the coding sequence ATGGCGGGACCCACAGCGTCACCCACCCGGGCCGAGGAGCAGCGCATGACCCAGTCGACGAGTCAGGCCGACCCCGACGGCACCGATGCGAGCCTGGAGTGGCAGGCGCCCTCCTGGGACGAGATCGTCGCCCAGCACTCGGCCCGCGTCTACCGGCTCGCCTACCGGCTGACCGGGAACCCGCACGACGCCGAGGACCTCACCCAGGAGGTCTTCGTCCGGGTGTTCCGGTCGCTGTCGTCGTACACCCCGGGCACCTTCGAGGGCTGGCTGCACCGCATCACCACGAACCTGTTCCTCGACCAGGCCCGCCGCAAGGCCAAGATCCGCTTCGACGCGCTCGCCGACGACGCGGAGACCCGGCTGCCGAGCAAGGCCCTCGCGCCCGACGTGCAGGTCCTCGACGGCCTGTTCGACGAGGACGTGGAGTCCGCCCTGGCCGCGCTGCCCCCGGACTTCCGGGCCGCGGTCGTGCTCTGCGACATCGAGGGCCTCAGCTACGAGGAGATCGCCGACGTCCTCGGCCTCAAGCTCGGCACCGTCCGCTCCCGGATCCACCGCGGCCGCACGATGCTGCGCAAGGCGCTCGCGCACCGCGCGCCGGTCGCCGGCCGCTCCCGCTACTCCGGCCCCACCGAGTCACGGCGCCGTCCGCGGCTGGCCCCGCAGGTCACGTGA
- a CDS encoding O-methyltransferase, whose amino-acid sequence MLPRLTDGHYDLVFCDGDKTEYPEYLAEALRLLKPGGIVAFDNALWHDRVADPAQRDAETVAIRELGRTVREHDSLLPVLLPVGDGLLVAKKVWTPGA is encoded by the coding sequence GTGCTGCCCCGGCTCACCGACGGGCACTACGACCTGGTGTTCTGCGACGGCGACAAGACGGAGTACCCCGAGTACCTCGCCGAGGCGCTGCGGCTGCTCAAGCCGGGCGGCATCGTGGCCTTCGACAACGCCCTGTGGCACGACCGGGTCGCCGACCCCGCCCAGCGGGACGCCGAGACCGTCGCGATCCGCGAGCTCGGCCGCACGGTCCGCGAGCACGACTCGCTGCTGCCGGTGCTGCTCCCCGTCGGCGACGGCCTCCTGGTCGCCAAGAAGGTCTGGACCCCCGGCGCCTGA
- a CDS encoding DUF1003 domain-containing protein, whose protein sequence is MPRDTRRQIIRRPNVDSDTFGRFAETFARFMGTARFLMYMTGFVAVWLLWNALAPAHLRFDPYAFIFLTLILSLQASYAAPLILLAQNRQEDRDRVIGEQDRQANSRAHADMEFLAREMASIRMALGEVATRDYVRSELRSLLQDLEDQRQRESDEHDDSDWDT, encoded by the coding sequence GTGCCCCGGGACACCCGCCGGCAGATCATCCGGCGTCCCAACGTCGACTCCGACACCTTCGGCCGGTTCGCCGAGACGTTCGCGCGCTTCATGGGCACCGCCCGGTTCCTGATGTACATGACCGGCTTCGTGGCGGTCTGGCTGCTCTGGAACGCCCTGGCCCCGGCGCACCTGCGCTTCGACCCGTACGCCTTCATCTTCCTGACCCTGATCCTCAGCCTCCAGGCGTCGTACGCCGCGCCGCTGATCCTGCTCGCGCAGAACCGGCAGGAGGACCGGGACCGGGTGATCGGCGAGCAGGACCGGCAGGCGAACTCCCGGGCGCACGCCGACATGGAGTTCCTGGCCCGGGAGATGGCCTCGATCCGGATGGCGCTCGGCGAGGTCGCCACCCGTGACTACGTGCGCTCCGAGCTGCGCTCCCTGCTCCAGGACCTCGAGGACCAGCGCCAGCGCGAGTCCGACGAGCACGACGACTCCGACTGGGACACCTGA
- a CDS encoding GNAT family N-acetyltransferase, with protein MTLRLSEPDPALQASYLGALAELTAEGNGHFLAMVHPPEPGYVGADYTLETLADPATFAAFCEREVALSQPGTPRPTGWVSGTYLWMVDDTADGPQVVGRISLRHELTAWLLEVGGHIGYAVRPSARRRGHATRALALMLPIAAERGLDRVLVTCDEDNVGSRRVIEANGGVLEDVRGTKRRYWLPTRPTHPPQS; from the coding sequence ATGACGCTCCGGCTCTCCGAGCCCGACCCGGCGCTGCAGGCGTCGTACCTCGGTGCGCTGGCGGAGCTCACCGCCGAGGGCAACGGGCACTTCCTGGCGATGGTGCACCCGCCGGAGCCCGGGTACGTCGGGGCGGACTACACCCTGGAGACGCTCGCCGACCCGGCGACCTTCGCGGCGTTCTGCGAGCGCGAGGTCGCGCTGTCGCAGCCCGGGACCCCCCGGCCGACCGGGTGGGTGAGCGGCACCTACCTCTGGATGGTCGACGACACCGCCGACGGCCCGCAGGTCGTGGGCCGCATCTCGCTGCGGCACGAGCTCACCGCGTGGCTGCTCGAGGTCGGTGGGCACATCGGGTACGCCGTCCGGCCCTCGGCGCGACGCCGCGGGCACGCCACCCGAGCGCTCGCGCTGATGCTGCCGATCGCCGCCGAGCGCGGCCTGGACCGGGTGCTGGTGACCTGCGACGAGGACAACGTGGGCTCCCGCCGCGTGATCGAGGCGAACGGAGGCGTCCTGGAGGACGTCCGCGGCACCAAGCGCCGCTACTGGCTCCCCACCCGGCCCACCCACCCGCCCCAGAGCTGA
- a CDS encoding leucyl aminopeptidase has translation MALPTQVSPPQVAVSDVAPSAVVGADVVAIPVLPGPDGPTLGPGAAELLDELDADLFGLLDAFSVTGAVGEVVEHPVLDTTGLSNPDLRVLLLVGVGDGTPDDLRRAGATLARRTRGRLSVATSLAALCDDAGIRALVEGLVLGSYEFHWRSDGPSTQPVGRVVLAGLVGADDRRDVVRRALAVAGAGWRARTLALVPSNVKNPVWLAEQASEAATAAGLQVKVWDEKALAADGFGGILGVGQGSDNPPRLVRLDYTPKRGGRKAPHVVLVGKGITFDTGGLSIKPRDNMMTMKRDMTGAGVVLAVMAALADVDCPVRVTGLLPLAENSVGARSTRPGDVLTHFGGRTTEVTNTDAEGRLVLADALAYAVAELEPDVLVDIATLTGAMKTSLGQKTGGFFATDDALAATLRTASLASGEPLWRMPLVADYEERISSKVADADNAGGGPGAITAALFLQHFTGGLPWAHLDVASVGDSPVDEYEYSKGATGFGARVLLYWLEQREPLAGVQG, from the coding sequence GTGGCGCTGCCCACCCAGGTGTCGCCGCCGCAGGTCGCGGTCAGTGACGTCGCCCCGTCCGCCGTCGTCGGCGCCGACGTCGTCGCGATCCCCGTGCTTCCCGGGCCCGACGGGCCCACCCTCGGTCCCGGTGCCGCCGAGCTCCTCGACGAGCTCGACGCGGACCTGTTCGGCCTCCTCGACGCGTTCTCGGTCACCGGTGCGGTCGGCGAGGTCGTCGAGCACCCGGTCCTCGACACCACCGGGCTGAGCAACCCCGACCTGCGGGTGCTGCTGCTCGTCGGGGTCGGCGACGGCACCCCCGACGACCTGCGGCGCGCCGGCGCGACGCTGGCCCGGCGGACCCGTGGCCGGCTGTCGGTCGCGACCTCGCTGGCGGCGCTGTGCGACGACGCCGGCATCCGGGCGCTCGTCGAGGGCCTGGTGCTCGGCTCCTACGAGTTCCACTGGCGCTCCGACGGGCCGTCGACGCAGCCCGTGGGCCGGGTCGTGCTGGCCGGCCTCGTCGGCGCGGACGACCGCCGGGACGTCGTACGACGGGCGCTGGCGGTGGCCGGTGCCGGCTGGCGGGCGCGCACGCTCGCGCTCGTGCCCTCCAACGTGAAGAACCCCGTCTGGCTGGCCGAGCAGGCCTCCGAGGCAGCCACCGCGGCCGGCCTGCAGGTCAAGGTCTGGGACGAGAAGGCGCTGGCGGCCGACGGCTTCGGCGGGATCCTCGGGGTCGGCCAGGGCTCCGACAACCCGCCCCGGCTGGTGCGGCTCGACTACACCCCGAAGCGCGGCGGCCGGAAGGCCCCGCACGTCGTGCTGGTCGGCAAGGGCATCACCTTCGACACCGGTGGCCTCTCGATCAAGCCGCGCGACAACATGATGACGATGAAGCGGGACATGACCGGCGCCGGCGTCGTGCTCGCGGTGATGGCCGCGCTGGCCGACGTCGACTGCCCGGTGCGGGTGACCGGCCTGCTGCCGCTCGCCGAGAACTCCGTGGGCGCCCGCTCGACCCGGCCCGGCGACGTGCTGACGCACTTCGGCGGTCGCACCACCGAGGTCACCAACACCGACGCCGAGGGCCGGCTGGTGCTGGCCGACGCCCTCGCCTACGCGGTCGCGGAGCTCGAGCCCGACGTCCTCGTCGACATCGCCACGCTGACCGGGGCGATGAAGACCTCGCTCGGCCAGAAGACCGGCGGCTTCTTCGCCACCGACGACGCGCTCGCGGCCACGCTGCGGACCGCCTCGCTGGCGAGCGGCGAGCCGCTGTGGCGGATGCCCCTGGTGGCCGACTACGAGGAGCGGATCTCCTCCAAGGTCGCCGACGCCGACAACGCCGGCGGCGGCCCGGGCGCGATCACCGCCGCGCTGTTCCTGCAGCACTTCACCGGCGGCCTGCCGTGGGCGCACCTCGACGTCGCGTCCGTCGGGGACTCCCCGGTCGACGAGTACGAGTACAGCAAGGGCGCCACCGGCTTCGGGGCCCGCGTCCTGCTGTACTGGCTGGAGCAGCGCGAGCCGCTGGCCGGGGTCCAGGGCTGA
- a CDS encoding Mrp/NBP35 family ATP-binding protein: MTSPDLEQINAALATVNDPEIRRPITDLGMVESVVVAADGSVAVTVLLTVSGCPLKDTITRDVTGAVGKVPGVTGVDLTLGVMSAEQRAGLQEKLRGGQAQKEIPFGKPDSLTKVYAIASGKGGVGKSSVTVNLAAAMAKQGLKVGIVDADIYGHSVPAMLGLGDVRPTQVEDMIMPVPTPGVVEGQLSVISIGMLKPRRDQVVAWRGPMLDRALVQMLSDVYWGDLDALLLDLPPGTGDIAISLGQHLPNAEVVVVTTPQEAAAEVAERAGTMASMMHQRVVGVVENMSFLPCPHCGPEHRLEVFGSGGGKRVAATLSGRFGYDVPVLGEIPLDLTLREGGDAGTPIVDTHPDTPAAQALTKIAATLSGRGRGLAGLQLGLSPAGRL, encoded by the coding sequence ATGACCTCCCCCGATCTCGAGCAGATCAACGCCGCGCTCGCGACCGTCAACGACCCCGAGATCCGCCGACCGATCACGGACCTCGGCATGGTCGAGTCCGTCGTGGTCGCCGCCGACGGCTCGGTCGCGGTCACCGTGCTGCTGACCGTCTCCGGCTGCCCCCTGAAGGACACGATCACCCGGGACGTGACCGGCGCGGTCGGCAAGGTCCCCGGTGTCACCGGGGTGGACCTGACGCTGGGCGTGATGAGTGCCGAGCAGCGCGCCGGCCTGCAGGAGAAACTCCGCGGTGGCCAGGCGCAGAAGGAGATCCCCTTCGGCAAGCCGGACTCGCTCACCAAGGTCTACGCGATCGCGTCCGGCAAGGGCGGGGTCGGCAAGTCCTCGGTCACGGTCAACCTGGCCGCGGCGATGGCCAAGCAGGGCCTCAAGGTCGGCATCGTGGACGCCGACATCTACGGCCACTCCGTGCCGGCCATGCTCGGCCTCGGCGACGTCCGCCCGACCCAGGTCGAGGACATGATCATGCCGGTGCCGACCCCCGGCGTCGTCGAGGGCCAGCTCTCGGTGATCAGCATCGGGATGCTCAAGCCGCGGCGCGACCAGGTGGTCGCCTGGCGCGGCCCGATGCTCGACCGGGCGCTCGTGCAGATGCTCAGCGACGTCTACTGGGGCGACCTCGACGCGCTGCTCCTCGACCTGCCACCGGGCACCGGGGACATCGCGATCTCGCTGGGCCAGCACCTGCCCAACGCCGAGGTCGTCGTGGTGACCACCCCGCAGGAGGCCGCCGCCGAGGTGGCCGAGCGGGCCGGCACGATGGCCTCGATGATGCACCAGCGCGTCGTCGGCGTCGTGGAGAACATGTCCTTCCTGCCCTGCCCGCACTGCGGCCCGGAGCACCGCCTCGAGGTGTTCGGCTCCGGCGGCGGCAAGCGGGTGGCCGCGACGCTGTCCGGCCGGTTCGGCTACGACGTGCCGGTGCTCGGCGAGATCCCGCTGGACCTCACGCTCCGCGAGGGCGGCGACGCCGGCACCCCGATCGTGGACACCCACCCCGACACCCCGGCGGCGCAGGCCCTCACGAAGATCGCGGCCACGCTGTCCGGCCGGGGCCGCGGGCTCGCCGGCCTGCAGCTCGGCCTGAGCCCCGCCGGTAGGTTGTAG
- a CDS encoding magnesium transporter codes for MSTSPSRVFAARLSGLPVFDPAGDQVGKIRDIVVVLRPGGLPPRVLGLVVEVFGRRSIFLPMTRVTHVDSGQVITTGVVNMRRFEQRPTETLVFGQMLDRQVTVRGTGVVGSVYDVAMEPERSRDWVISRVALQEGSKRFGRKGQTHVVEWRDVEGFAAPDGVQGATHLLAALDEMRPADLANVIHDLPPKRRAEIAAALDDERLADVLEELPEEDQVEILGALDNERAADVLEEMSPDDAADLIAELPPETAEKLLQLMDPEEAEDVRRLMSYEEHTAGGMMTTEPVILPPDATVADALAHVRNVELSPSLAALVYVVRPPLEPPTGRLLGVAHIQRLLREPPSTMVGHVLDSDIEPLRATSSLEDCARHLATYNLVAAPVVDDDGRLVGAVTVDDLLDHLLPENWRDTPGRPANPVRIGGTNPGGSRG; via the coding sequence GTGAGCACTTCCCCGTCCCGCGTCTTCGCGGCCCGCCTGTCCGGGCTGCCGGTCTTCGACCCCGCGGGCGACCAGGTCGGGAAGATCCGCGACATCGTCGTGGTGCTCCGCCCGGGCGGCCTGCCGCCCCGTGTCCTCGGCCTGGTCGTCGAGGTGTTCGGTCGCCGCTCGATCTTCCTGCCGATGACCCGGGTCACCCACGTCGACAGCGGCCAGGTGATCACCACCGGCGTGGTGAACATGCGCCGCTTCGAGCAGCGCCCCACCGAGACGCTGGTGTTCGGGCAGATGCTCGACCGGCAGGTGACGGTCCGCGGCACCGGCGTGGTCGGGTCGGTCTACGACGTGGCGATGGAGCCCGAGCGGAGCCGGGACTGGGTGATCAGCCGGGTCGCGCTGCAGGAGGGCTCCAAGCGCTTCGGCCGCAAGGGCCAGACCCACGTCGTGGAGTGGCGCGACGTGGAGGGCTTCGCCGCCCCGGACGGCGTGCAGGGCGCGACGCACCTGCTCGCCGCGCTCGACGAGATGCGCCCGGCCGACCTCGCCAACGTGATCCACGACCTGCCCCCCAAGCGGCGGGCCGAGATCGCCGCCGCCCTCGACGACGAGCGGCTCGCCGACGTGCTGGAGGAGCTGCCCGAGGAGGACCAGGTCGAGATCCTCGGCGCCCTGGACAACGAGCGCGCCGCCGACGTCCTCGAGGAGATGTCGCCCGACGACGCCGCCGACCTGATCGCCGAGCTGCCCCCGGAGACCGCCGAGAAGCTGCTGCAGCTGATGGACCCCGAGGAGGCCGAGGACGTCCGGCGGCTGATGTCCTACGAGGAGCACACCGCCGGCGGCATGATGACCACCGAGCCGGTGATCCTGCCCCCCGACGCGACCGTCGCCGACGCCCTCGCGCACGTCCGCAACGTCGAGCTCAGCCCCTCGCTGGCGGCCCTGGTGTACGTCGTCCGGCCGCCGCTCGAGCCCCCGACGGGTCGCCTGCTCGGTGTCGCGCACATCCAGCGACTGCTGCGCGAGCCGCCCTCCACGATGGTCGGGCACGTCCTGGACAGCGACATCGAGCCGCTGCGCGCGACGTCCAGCCTCGAGGACTGCGCGCGGCACCTCGCGACGTACAACCTGGTCGCGGCGCCGGTGGTCGACGACGACGGCCGGCTGGTCGGCGCCGTGACGGTCGACGACCTGCTGGACCACCTGCTGCCGGAGAACTGGCGCGACACCCCCGGCCGGCCCGCCAACCCGGTCCGGATCGGCGGGACCAACCCGGGGGGCAGCCGTGGATAG
- a CDS encoding zf-HC2 domain-containing protein, with the protein MPSIRRLGGHLGSSVSALVDGQLDDESTERAWAHVMNCPPCRRLVEHEGWVKRQLAQIAGTPRPEEPSDRFLGALLDLDPATVDVSAAWAETDRIEDRSRTRRRAGIALVGAGSVSAAVLGLTTLGAAPLGIGGTTGTPASSIGGASTSTSPTPAYVAPAASVHGRLQGWRLGARDSGVAHARSVGDRR; encoded by the coding sequence ATGCCATCGATCCGGCGCCTGGGTGGACATCTCGGCTCCTCGGTCAGCGCGCTCGTCGACGGCCAGCTCGACGACGAGTCCACCGAGCGGGCCTGGGCGCACGTGATGAACTGCCCGCCGTGCCGCCGCCTGGTCGAGCACGAGGGCTGGGTGAAGCGGCAGCTCGCCCAGATCGCCGGCACGCCGCGTCCCGAGGAGCCCTCCGACCGCTTCCTGGGCGCCCTGCTCGACCTCGACCCGGCCACCGTTGACGTGTCGGCGGCCTGGGCCGAGACCGACCGCATCGAGGACCGCAGCCGCACCCGCCGCCGGGCGGGCATCGCGCTCGTCGGGGCCGGGTCCGTCTCGGCCGCGGTGCTCGGGTTGACCACGCTCGGTGCCGCCCCCCTGGGCATCGGAGGTACGACGGGCACGCCGGCGTCCTCCATCGGGGGCGCCAGCACGTCGACCTCGCCCACCCCGGCCTACGTCGCCCCGGCCGCGTCGGTGCACGGCCGGTTGCAGGGCTGGCGGCTGGGCGCCCGGGACAGCGGTGTCGCGCATGCCCGCTCGGTCGGCGACCGCCGCTGA
- a CDS encoding PhzF family phenazine biosynthesis protein yields the protein MPLTFDIVDVFTDRPFAGNQLAVVHGADALSTDQCQALAREFGFSESTFPGAVVDGREYATRIFTPEQEIPFAGHPTLGTAWALRSRGLLTADEATQVCGAGRIGVRFDGEQVELTAVPRDLAGPVPTDVVRSLLRALGLLVSDIAGESWVAGCGLSFVHVPVTEEALVRASASSHAFPPVAERLSGLGRVEDLLDAVNLYAVAGSSPHLDVHSRVFVPGAGVPEDPATGSAAAGLGLALVATGLLPEGGRYTIRQGLEMGRPSTLSGRVEATGGSATLCHVGGRVQPVASGEIAVPPGS from the coding sequence ATGCCACTCACCTTCGACATCGTCGACGTGTTCACCGACCGGCCCTTCGCGGGCAACCAGCTGGCCGTCGTGCACGGCGCCGACGCGCTCTCGACCGACCAGTGCCAGGCGCTCGCCCGCGAGTTCGGGTTCTCGGAGTCGACGTTCCCGGGTGCGGTCGTCGACGGGCGGGAGTACGCCACCCGGATCTTCACCCCCGAGCAGGAGATCCCGTTCGCCGGACACCCGACGCTGGGCACGGCATGGGCGCTGCGCTCGCGGGGCCTGCTCACCGCCGACGAGGCCACGCAGGTGTGCGGCGCCGGCCGGATCGGGGTGCGCTTCGACGGCGAGCAGGTCGAGCTGACCGCCGTACCGCGGGACCTGGCGGGGCCGGTGCCGACCGACGTGGTCCGGTCGCTGCTGCGGGCGCTCGGGCTGCTGGTGTCCGACATCGCCGGCGAGTCCTGGGTGGCCGGGTGCGGGCTGAGCTTCGTGCACGTGCCGGTGACCGAGGAGGCGCTGGTGCGGGCGTCCGCGTCCAGCCACGCGTTCCCACCGGTCGCCGAGCGGCTCTCCGGCCTGGGCCGGGTCGAGGACCTGCTGGACGCGGTGAACCTGTACGCCGTCGCGGGCAGCTCCCCGCACCTCGACGTGCACAGCCGGGTGTTCGTGCCCGGCGCCGGCGTCCCGGAGGACCCGGCGACCGGGTCGGCCGCCGCCGGCCTGGGCCTGGCCCTGGTGGCGACCGGGCTGCTGCCGGAGGGGGGCCGCTACACGATCCGGCAGGGCCTCGAGATGGGCCGCCCCTCGACGCTGTCCGGACGCGTGGAGGCCACCGGCGGCTCCGCGACGCTGTGCCACGTCGGCGGCCGGGTGCAGCCGGTGGCGTCGGGCGAGATCGCCGTGCCGCCCGGCTCCTGA